The following is a genomic window from Clostridium fungisolvens.
AACTAGCTCTCCTGGTCTGTATCCACTTGGCAATTCTTCTTCTACTAAAAACTTGAAGTTGTCATCACGTAGTATTGGTAAAAATACTTCGTATGGGATTTTTGAGAACTCACAGCCATAACTGCTTGCTCCGAACCATTTACCTTCTTTGCTGCTCAAATTTAAGTCTCTAGCAAATTTTGTATGATTTGAGCAATCATGAACTGCTAAATCCCAACCTTCTTCATCAGCTATTTTCATGAATTTTAGAGTTAATTCTCTACTCCAAGTTGGAGATATGTAACCATGTCTTGAGATATACATGTTTTCCCCATAATAGTTGTCTATGTTATTCTCATTTAAATGTAACTCTGCACAATTGATAAAATCTACTTTTGTATCTAATATCGCTTGCTTTTTCTCAAAGAAAGTTTCAAAGAACTCAGGAGTCATTGGAGTTTCAATACCTACACTCTTAAAATACTTCTTTGCTATTTTAATATTTTCAATAACTTTGTCAGAGCAATTAGAAGCACCTAAGTTAAAACGTATCTCGTCAAGACCAGCTTCTGCTAATGCCTTCAATGTCTCTTCTGTAGCTAAAAGACCATTTGTATATAAATGTTGATGAATATTAGCATCT
Proteins encoded in this region:
- a CDS encoding radical SAM protein — protein: MKISKKDALSWFEFFAMLPEDEEPMTKQQEIIYATFAQIEAAIDHRNEMLMSEIKNFKTLGNRTYYVGNDNKFSKGCSSCLFGTGLSAIRKTNKCNIQCKFCYNYGELDYIPPIGEGMWQIGETKFYEKDIDLLLSIHKKPTGISYVYLEPFMEIEKYYSVVKKFRDANIHQHLYTNGLLATEETLKALAEAGLDEIRFNLGASNCSDKVIENIKIAKKYFKSVGIETPMTPEFFETFFEKKQAILDTKVDFINCAELHLNENNIDNYYGENMYISRHGYISPTWSRELTLKFMKIADEEGWDLAVHDCSNHTKFARDLNLSSKEGKWFGASSYGCEFSKIPYEVFLPILRDDNFKFLVEEELPSGYRPGELVF